One segment of Scleropages formosus chromosome 23, fSclFor1.1, whole genome shotgun sequence DNA contains the following:
- the LOC108919219 gene encoding tumor necrosis factor receptor superfamily member 6B-like — protein MTHALQRFIRLCARRSATGSPGQEREHTDATMLLPLLPLILFIIGSTEPTPTSTITYQYDDPATGLVLTCDRCPPGSYMLAHCSARTRTVCAPCPPGHFTQRWNYLSRCLYCSVACGENQVVKEECSPLRNTVCECRRGYYMYYDLCRRHSECSPGHGVALRGSAYQNTVCEKCPRGTYSPGGSSGAACASHTDCASRGLVLLLKGTDWHDNLCATCQELQAGGGLQLLRGILPDFFGRQKINKNKLVRFVKKSLLRRHHGASVPRDPLAHIGEWCKNADETELRKLPAMLRRSNLHHIAEKLEKKLNIVTNVSPCDPESAVKSESRTVLGPSTE, from the exons ATGACGCACGCGCTCCAAAGGTTTATAAGGCTGTGCGCGCGCAGAAGTGCGACTGGGAGTCCCGGGCAGGAGCGCGAGCACACTGACGCCACAATG CTGTTGCCACTATTACCTCTGATCCTGTTCATCATTGGGAGCACGGAACCCACGCCCACGTCCACGATCACTTACCAGTACGACGATCCCGCGACCGGCCTCGTGCTCACGTGCGACCGCTGCCCTCCGGGCTCCTACATGCTCGCGCACTGCAGCGCGAGGACGCGCACCGTGTGCGCGCCGTGCCCGCCGGGCCACTTCACGCAGCGGTGGAACTACCTGTCCAGGTGTCTGTACTGCAGCGTGGCGTGCGGGGAGAACCAGGTGGTGAAGGAAGAGTGTTCGCCGCTCCGCAACACGGTGTGCGAGTGCCGGCGCGGCTACTACATGTATTACGACTTGTGCAGGAGGCACAGCGAGTGTTCGCCGGGACACGGGGTCGCACTCAGAG GGAGCGCGTATCAGAACACGGTGTGCGAGAAGTGTCCGCGAGGCACCTACTCCCCGGGGGGCTCATCGGGAGCCGCGTGCGCGAGCCACACGGACTGCGCGTCCCGCGGCCTCGTGCTGCTCCTCAAAGGCACGGACTGGCACGACAACCTGTGCGCCACGTGCCAAGAGCTTCAGGCCGGAG GTGGGCTCCAGCTGCTGCGAGGCATCCTGCCGGACTTCTTCGGCCGTCAGAAgatcaataaaaataagttgGTGCGGTTTGTGAAGAAGTCACTTCTCAGGAGGCATCACGGTGCTTCTGTTCCGAGGGACCCGTTGGCCCACATCGGGGAGTGGTGCAAGAACGCAGATGAGACGGAGCTGAGGAAGCTGCCGGCGATGCTGAGAAGATCGAACCTCCACCATATTGCAgagaaactggagaaaaagCTGAACATAGTGACAAACGTGTCCCCATGCGACCCTGAATCTGCAGTAAAATCTGAGTCAAGAACAGTTCTCGGACCATCTACTGAGTAG